From the genome of Bosea sp. Tri-49, one region includes:
- a CDS encoding ABC transporter permease, with amino-acid sequence MFKADDLAVFPVDAWIQSGVSWVALNLRPIFLAIKWPVENLLSLNDWVLHAIPFPVFVVGFFLLAWRLSTLGIALFSAVSLIVIAMLGVWNEAMTTLSLISTAIVFCAVIGIPMGIWCARSDGVWNVVRPILDIMQTTPSFVYLVPVVMLFGVGTVPGEVAVVTAAVPPLIRFTNLGIRMVEHEIVEAGLAFGADKRQLLFEIQLPLAIPTILGGLNQTVLTAMVLSVVVAMIGAEGLGLVVLQGLGRLDVGRAAVGGIAIVLLAMVLDRITQKLAAPKTGGRAAARASLLGTVARLFKGGQPDEAGAVVVSAKEAV; translated from the coding sequence ATGTTCAAGGCTGACGATCTTGCCGTTTTCCCGGTCGACGCCTGGATCCAGAGCGGGGTCAGCTGGGTGGCGCTCAACCTGCGCCCGATCTTCCTCGCCATCAAATGGCCGGTCGAGAACCTGCTGAGCCTGAACGACTGGGTCCTGCACGCCATTCCGTTCCCGGTCTTCGTTGTCGGCTTCTTCCTGCTCGCCTGGCGGCTGTCGACGCTGGGAATCGCGCTGTTCAGCGCCGTCTCGCTGATCGTGATCGCCATGCTCGGCGTCTGGAACGAGGCGATGACGACGCTGTCGCTGATCTCCACCGCCATCGTCTTCTGCGCGGTGATCGGCATTCCGATGGGCATCTGGTGTGCCCGTAGTGACGGGGTCTGGAACGTCGTGCGCCCGATCCTCGACATCATGCAGACGACGCCGAGCTTCGTTTACCTCGTCCCGGTCGTGATGCTGTTCGGGGTCGGCACCGTGCCGGGCGAAGTCGCGGTCGTGACGGCCGCGGTGCCGCCGCTGATCCGCTTCACCAATCTCGGCATCCGCATGGTCGAGCACGAGATTGTCGAGGCCGGCCTCGCCTTCGGCGCTGACAAGCGGCAGCTCCTCTTCGAGATCCAGCTGCCGCTCGCCATCCCGACCATCCTCGGCGGCCTCAACCAAACGGTGCTGACCGCCATGGTGCTGTCGGTCGTCGTGGCGATGATCGGCGCCGAAGGCCTCGGCCTCGTCGTGCTCCAGGGGCTCGGCCGCCTCGATGTCGGCCGTGCCGCGGTCGGCGGCATCGCCATCGTGTTGCTCGCCATGGTTCTCGACAGGATCACGCAGAAGCTGGCTGCGCCGAAGACGGGTGGCCGGGCTGCGGCGCGCGCCTCCCTGCTCGGCACGGTGGCGCGCCTGTTCAAGGGCGGGCAGCCCGACGAGGCGGGCGCCGTGGTCGTATCGGCCAAGGAGGCTGTCTGA
- a CDS encoding ABC transporter permease produces MVALILVRIVSFAALAYLALPLVVLVGASLTTTSFLAFPPQGLTLAWYGKMLGDPSYVSAFTTSTLLAVAATVVAMLLAVPAAIAIARYRFAGRRLLSETLMSPLILPHVVLGAALLQYGSAIGLVRSFPALLVGHVVIIMPFVLRAVLPQLTDEQKSLEDASADLGARPLTTFFLVTLPQIRSGLVSGAIFAFIASWINVELSIFNTTAELTTIPVKLFNYVQYTIDPTIAAVSGLTIIVAAIVIVLLDLTIGLDVLSERRR; encoded by the coding sequence ATGGTCGCGCTCATCCTCGTCAGGATCGTCTCCTTCGCAGCGCTGGCCTATCTCGCGCTGCCGCTGGTCGTGCTCGTCGGGGCGTCGCTGACCACGACCAGCTTCCTCGCCTTCCCGCCGCAGGGGCTCACCCTCGCCTGGTACGGCAAGATGCTGGGCGATCCGTCCTATGTCTCGGCCTTCACGACCAGCACGCTGCTCGCGGTCGCTGCAACCGTCGTCGCGATGCTGCTGGCGGTGCCGGCGGCGATCGCCATCGCCCGCTATCGCTTCGCCGGCCGCCGCCTGCTCTCCGAGACGCTGATGTCGCCGCTGATCCTGCCGCATGTCGTGCTCGGCGCGGCGCTGCTGCAATATGGCAGCGCGATCGGCCTCGTGCGCAGCTTTCCGGCTCTGCTCGTCGGGCATGTCGTGATCATCATGCCCTTCGTCCTGCGCGCCGTGCTGCCGCAGCTGACCGATGAGCAAAAAAGCCTCGAAGACGCCTCCGCCGATCTTGGCGCGCGGCCTCTGACCACCTTCTTCCTGGTGACGCTGCCGCAGATCCGCAGCGGGCTCGTCAGCGGCGCGATCTTCGCCTTCATCGCCTCCTGGATCAATGTCGAGCTCAGCATCTTCAACACCACGGCCGAGCTGACCACGATCCCGGTCAAGCTGTTCAACTACGTCCAGTACACGATCGACCCGACGATCGCGGCTGTCTCCGGCCTGACGATCATCGTCGCCGCCATCGTGATCGTGCTGCTCGACCTCACCATCGGCCTCGACGTGCTCTCGGAGCGACGCCGCTAA
- a CDS encoding proline racemase family protein, with product MRQQNVFDVVYTHTEGEPLCIIHSGIPYPAGSSILEKRRFLEENYDWLRCALMREPRGHKDMFGVFLTPPSSPEFDAGLIYIDGTQYSHMCGHGTIAVGMAMVALGLVRRGANGRTAIRFETTAGLVTAEVANDGPDVLWTRFENVPAYVAAQDVPFELPGVGSLKADIVWGGNYFGIIDLRGTSLKISPENGSELSRLGIIAREQLRQKVAIQHPASAHINNFNFVTFWHEPTIEGAFYKNVHVFSAGQLDRSPGGTGTSAMMAMYEARGLMKLQQPIRSEGLLGSGTFEGCLIGETSLNGTRAVRPTVKGTAGLLGTARWTINRDDPVDAGFLVA from the coding sequence ATGCGCCAGCAGAATGTCTTCGATGTCGTCTACACGCATACCGAGGGTGAACCCCTCTGCATCATCCATAGCGGGATTCCGTATCCGGCCGGGTCGAGCATCCTGGAGAAGCGCCGCTTCCTCGAGGAGAACTATGACTGGCTGCGCTGCGCCCTGATGCGCGAGCCGCGCGGGCACAAGGACATGTTCGGCGTGTTCCTGACGCCGCCGTCGAGCCCGGAGTTCGATGCCGGCCTGATCTATATCGACGGCACCCAGTATTCCCATATGTGCGGCCACGGCACGATCGCGGTCGGCATGGCGATGGTCGCGCTCGGCCTCGTCCGGCGCGGCGCGAATGGCCGCACCGCCATCCGTTTCGAGACCACCGCCGGGCTGGTGACGGCCGAGGTCGCCAATGACGGGCCGGACGTGCTCTGGACCCGCTTCGAGAACGTGCCGGCCTATGTCGCGGCGCAGGACGTGCCGTTCGAGCTGCCGGGCGTCGGCTCGCTCAAGGCCGACATCGTCTGGGGCGGCAACTATTTCGGGATCATCGACCTGCGCGGCACCTCGCTCAAGATCTCGCCAGAGAACGGCTCGGAGCTCTCGCGCCTTGGCATCATCGCCCGCGAGCAGCTGCGCCAGAAGGTCGCGATCCAGCATCCGGCCTCGGCGCATATCAACAACTTCAACTTCGTAACCTTCTGGCACGAGCCGACGATCGAGGGCGCCTTCTACAAGAACGTCCACGTCTTCTCAGCCGGCCAGCTCGACCGCTCGCCGGGCGGCACCGGCACCAGCGCGATGATGGCGATGTACGAGGCGCGCGGCCTGATGAAGCTGCAGCAGCCGATCCGCTCGGAAGGCCTGCTCGGCTCCGGCACCTTCGAAGGCTGCCTGATCGGCGAGACCAGCCTGAACGGCACCCGCGCGGTGCGCCCCACCGTGAAGGGCACTGCCGGCCTGCTCGGCACCGCACGCTGGACGATCAACCGCGACGATCCGGTCGACGCCGGTTTCCTCGTCGCCTGA
- the proX gene encoding glycine betaine/L-proline ABC transporter substrate-binding protein ProX: MMTINRLKVLTAATAASVLAFAAAPSQAQELPGKGKTIRYAQSDSLGANYVTAQIVMKALKELGYDIKLSTVNTTLFFQAAAQGDLDLATDVNFPQREPGFRAVEKDAEIVGGGLIVGGGINGYLIDKKTADAHSITSLIQMKDSKIAALFGKDGKADLINCDPGWSCGDVVDFQLDKFGLKDTVKSIRGKYEALMVEAVARVKRGEPAFFYAWSPSWVNNALVPGKDVVWLPTPEDALPASVPNKGSALVKGVKGCAGGADPCRMAMASWNWGAVANKKFVAANPAVKALIENMKFPLEDWSGWEFNINKNGGSNALITKMADEWIGAHKTQFDSWVAAGRAAK, from the coding sequence ATGATGACTATCAATCGGCTGAAAGTTCTGACGGCGGCTACTGCGGCAAGCGTGCTCGCCTTTGCTGCGGCGCCGTCGCAAGCGCAGGAATTGCCCGGCAAGGGCAAGACGATCCGCTACGCGCAGAGCGACAGCCTCGGCGCCAACTACGTCACCGCCCAGATCGTGATGAAGGCGCTGAAGGAGCTCGGCTACGACATCAAGCTCAGCACTGTGAACACGACCCTATTCTTCCAGGCGGCGGCACAGGGCGATCTCGACCTTGCGACCGACGTCAACTTCCCACAGCGCGAACCTGGCTTTCGCGCCGTCGAGAAGGATGCCGAGATTGTCGGTGGCGGCCTGATCGTCGGCGGCGGCATCAACGGCTACCTGATCGACAAGAAGACGGCCGATGCCCACAGCATCACCTCGCTGATCCAGATGAAGGATTCCAAGATCGCGGCGCTGTTCGGCAAGGACGGCAAGGCCGACCTGATCAACTGCGATCCCGGCTGGTCCTGCGGTGACGTCGTCGACTTCCAGCTCGACAAATTCGGCCTGAAGGACACCGTGAAATCCATTCGCGGCAAGTACGAAGCGCTGATGGTCGAGGCCGTGGCGCGGGTGAAGCGCGGCGAACCGGCCTTCTTCTATGCCTGGAGCCCGTCCTGGGTGAACAACGCACTGGTTCCGGGCAAGGACGTCGTCTGGCTGCCGACGCCGGAGGATGCGCTGCCGGCGTCCGTCCCGAACAAGGGCTCGGCTCTGGTCAAGGGCGTCAAGGGCTGCGCCGGCGGCGCCGACCCCTGCCGCATGGCGATGGCCTCGTGGAACTGGGGGGCGGTGGCGAACAAGAAGTTCGTCGCGGCCAATCCGGCAGTGAAGGCGCTCATCGAGAACATGAAGTTCCCGCTTGAGGACTGGTCGGGCTGGGAGTTCAACATCAACAAGAACGGTGGCAGCAACGCCCTGATCACCAAGATGGCCGACGAATGGATCGGCGCCCACAAGACGCAGTTCGACAGCTGGGTCGCCGCAGGGCGCGCGGCGAAGTAA